The DNA sequence TAGATCATGGAGAATCCCGCCTCCTTCATACAATTCACCAGATAGTCTCGCTCGTGGTAATGGATGTACATTTGATCAGGGCCTCCATCGCTCGGTTGTTCCCACCCAGACCGATCATAAGCGCCGGACATGGTACTGAGGTACAGCACCCCATCGGAATGCAGGACCTGCACAGCATCATTGACCAATTGGGCGGCTTCTTCCTGCGAGAGGTAGGGGAGGCCAAAGCTGCAAATCACCCCATCGAATTTGCGATGGAGATAGGTCAACGACCGGATATCCATCAGCTCAGTCTCAGCTTGGGGATTGTTGATCTGTGCCAATTCCAGCATCTGCGGAGCTAGATCGGTAGCCAGAATCTGCCAATTGGGACGCTTATCCAGCAGATATTTGGTGACATTGCCCGGCCCACAGGCCAATTCCAGCACGTCTGCATATACCCGCTCAATGGATTCGCAGAAAATATCCAATGACTCATGGTAAGCCGAAACATCCATGTACTTGGCTTGGTACTCGGAGGCTTTTCGGTTGAATAGGTCGATGGCCTTTCGGTGCTTGTCCATGATCAACGGTTGGAAATTCGATGGTCAAACGGAAGGTCGGAATCGTCGTCCCGTTCCAGCAGGAAAAAATAGGGGTCGGGATTGCCCTTGAGATCCATGGCACCCATGACTGTGCGGTCATCCACCATCCGGAAATGATCGATGATGGCTTTCTCGTCATACACCATCGCAGCACTTTCCTTGCCCCGATACAGGACTTTGCGAAGCCTGGCCTTGGAGTGGCGAGTTTGAAGAATGGGTCGCAAGAGCCCCATCAAGGTCCCCAGAATTGGCGTTTTGGGAAACGGAAATGTCAGGGGAATGAGTAGGGGATTCACGGAGAATACCTTACGCTTGCTACGTGTCCAAAAGAGTAGGGGGTGTACTGCTTCCTCGCTGATAAATTGCTTGCCGTACCATCCGGAGGGTTCCAGCAGACCATCGATCGCATGACCAGTGGGAATTTCCGATCCCTTCCAGCGGCCGATCATGAAGTCGGTAGGGATGGGGGGAAGCTGGTCGTAGTAGTCTGCTACTTCATCGGTGGTGCCACCGAATTGGAGAAATTCTGACAGGGTTTTCATTGGGGTCCGAAGGTTACCGACGTGTGGCACTCCCACCTAGCCGGAAAAACAAGGTACGGAATATCTACCAGATCTGGGAAAGATTGGCAATAGGGATTTGGGATGACCGAGCCCTACATAGTCAAGGGTTGGAAACCCTCGCCTGTGAGGTGTCGCGCCTACAGCGCTTGTTCCTTGGCTGAGCCGGATTTCGGTGCAGTCAAGGGTTGGAAACCCTCGCCTGTGAGGTGTCGCGCCTACAGCGCTTGCTCCTTGGCTGAGCTGGATTTCTGCTAGTGTGTCGGCCCGTGGGTAATCCGGCTCCTGCTCCTCTGCTGATCAAATGTGCGGCTGGCAGGTGCGGCGATAGGTGCCTGAAGTGGCCGAACTTGGTGAGGCGTCTCCGATCCGTGGGTGGCGATCTCTCGCCCACGGATCGGAGACCGAGCGCCAGCGAGTACGCAAGGGACCGACCCAGCGGCCATATTGCCCAGCGGCATATTCATGCCCTGTCCGCTGGGGATCGCCCAAACCATCCTGAGACTTTGACTGAATCTCCAATCGTCCAGCCTCAAAAGGCCGCCCCATTCCGAGACGGCCTTCCTACGGGCTACTTTCTTAGTTGAACGAAACGACGGATGCACAATCCTATCAGTGTCCCAGGGTTGCGGCAGATTGTTCAGCGGGGTCTTCGACGAGGTGATTGCGGCTACCCCAGAATCCGTAATAGACGATATAGGCATAACAGCAGATCGGCACCCAAAAGGAAGCCTTCACGCCGAGGTAATCCGCCAGCCAGCCTTGCACAACGGGTATCAATGCACCGCCCAAAATGGCCATTACCAACAGGCTGGAACCTTGACTTTTGGCAGCGCCGAGCCCGTGGATCGCCAGCGAGAAGATATTGGGCCACATGATAGAATTGAACAATCCGATGCTGAGGATGGCCCACATGGCCAGCGAGCCCGTCCCGAACATGGTCGTAAATAGCAATCCCAGGCACAGGATGGCAAACAGACCCAGCGTACGACCTGCCTGTCCTTGCCCCAACATGAATGCGCCGAAATTCACCGCCATGACCACCAGAAA is a window from the Pontibacter sp. G13 genome containing:
- a CDS encoding class I SAM-dependent methyltransferase encodes the protein MDKHRKAIDLFNRKASEYQAKYMDVSAYHESLDIFCESIERVYADVLELACGPGNVTKYLLDKRPNWQILATDLAPQMLELAQINNPQAETELMDIRSLTYLHRKFDGVICSFGLPYLSQEEAAQLVNDAVQVLHSDGVLYLSTMSGAYDRSGWEQPSDGGPDQMYIHYHERDYLVNCMKEAGFSMIYESAKPLESSDLVDLMLIGKLGTELP
- a CDS encoding DUF4334 domain-containing protein, producing MKTLSEFLQFGGTTDEVADYYDQLPPIPTDFMIGRWKGSEIPTGHAIDGLLEPSGWYGKQFISEEAVHPLLFWTRSKRKVFSVNPLLIPLTFPFPKTPILGTLMGLLRPILQTRHSKARLRKVLYRGKESAAMVYDEKAIIDHFRMVDDRTVMGAMDLKGNPDPYFFLLERDDDSDLPFDHRISNR